In Sulfurihydrogenibium subterraneum DSM 15120, a single window of DNA contains:
- a CDS encoding peroxiredoxin: MEEKVILVGQQVPDFEMETYEPATGKFGKFSLADAKKENKWTILFFYPADFTFVCPTELADLAEKYEELKKLGAEVVSVSTDTKFVHLAWQKDEKLLANVKYPMGADPTGKISRMFGVYDCNTGFALRGTFIISPEGKLVSSEVNFYNVGRNADELVRKMKANAYLMSHPDEACPAKWEPGKKTLKPSEELVGHVYEALQE; this comes from the coding sequence ATGGAAGAAAAAGTAATCTTAGTAGGTCAGCAAGTCCCAGATTTTGAAATGGAAACATATGAGCCTGCAACAGGAAAGTTTGGAAAGTTTTCACTTGCAGATGCTAAAAAAGAAAACAAGTGGACTATCCTATTCTTCTATCCAGCAGACTTTACGTTTGTATGCCCAACAGAGCTTGCAGATTTAGCAGAAAAGTATGAAGAATTGAAAAAGTTAGGTGCTGAAGTTGTTTCTGTATCTACAGATACAAAATTTGTTCACCTTGCATGGCAAAAAGATGAAAAACTTTTAGCTAACGTTAAGTATCCAATGGGAGCTGACCCAACAGGAAAAATCTCAAGAATGTTTGGAGTTTATGACTGCAATACAGGTTTTGCTTTAAGAGGAACTTTCATCATAAGCCCAGAAGGTAAACTTGTATCATCAGAAGTTAACTTCTACAATGTAGGTAGAAACGCTGATGAGTTAGTTAGAAAGATGAAAGCTAACGCGTATCTAATGTCTCATCCAGACGAAGCATGTCCTGCTAAATGGGAACCAGGAAAGAAAACTTTAAAACCATCAGAAGAGTTAGTAGGACACGTTTACGAAGCTCTTCAAGAGTAA
- a CDS encoding c-type cytochrome translates to MKVIYSFILIALFISVSYGIEGKDLYIKHGCNACHDPFERKTGPSFKEIFQRYGTSKSAIEKVAKLIIKPNPSNWPGFAYMPPYNISYQEALKLAEYVLIHSQKEKQIKKQEGSLPESEAF, encoded by the coding sequence ATGAAGGTTATATACAGTTTTATTTTAATTGCTCTATTTATTTCTGTATCATATGGTATTGAAGGTAAAGACCTGTATATAAAACATGGCTGTAATGCCTGCCACGACCCATTTGAAAGAAAAACTGGACCATCTTTCAAAGAAATATTCCAAAGATATGGTACAAGTAAATCAGCAATAGAAAAGGTTGCAAAACTTATAATAAAACCAAACCCTTCTAACTGGCCTGGATTTGCTTATATGCCACCTTATAACATCTCTTATCAAGAAGCTCTAAAGTTAGCTGAGTATGTTTTAATACATTCTCAAAAAGAAAAACAGATAAAAAAACAGGAAGGTTCACTTCCTGAAAGTGAAGCTTTTTAA
- a CDS encoding c-type cytochrome produces MKKLVLSALSVAVMAAGSFAADGKALFQSKGCTACHQAAADTVGPSLKKIAAAYAGKEADLIKFLKGEGKAIVDPAKEAVMKPQINTTKAMKDDELKALAQFMLSHK; encoded by the coding sequence ATGAAGAAGTTAGTATTATCTGCACTTTCAGTTGCAGTAATGGCTGCAGGTTCTTTTGCGGCTGATGGAAAAGCTCTTTTCCAATCAAAAGGTTGTACAGCTTGCCACCAAGCAGCTGCTGACACTGTAGGACCATCTTTAAAGAAAATAGCTGCTGCTTACGCAGGTAAAGAAGCAGATTTAATCAAGTTCTTAAAAGGTGAAGGAAAGGCAATAGTTGACCCTGCAAAAGAAGCTGTAATGAAACCACAAATTAACACAACTAAAGCTATGAAAGATGATGAATTAAAAGCATTAGCTCAATTCATGCTTTCTCACAAGTAA